The following are encoded in a window of Bordetella genomosp. 10 genomic DNA:
- a CDS encoding OPT family oligopeptide transporter, with translation MNRKSPSPSSVSPSASPPSAAPLGHSSDRRLPELTVRGVLLGALITVVFTAANVFLGLKVGLTFSSSIPAAVISMAALRLLPGANVLENNMVQTQASAAGTLSSVIFVLPALVMMGWWQGFPFWLTLALCAAGGMLGVLFTIPLRRVMVVQSNLPYPEGVAAAEILRAGAAPAEGSADGSGGSGLGDIAAGGLVAGLVSFSTGGLKVLGEGLSLWFSAGAAVFRLPMGFSLALVGAGYLVGIGAGVAMLLGLVIAWGVAVPLLTGTQAVAAAATPQATAAAAAAQVRFIGAGIIAVGAVWTLVTLAGPIARGLKASFAGMAGGPLGAAGAGTAGQRAPAPRTEQDLPPRWIGALALLLVAALAATCAAFLAGAPQDVRGAGVLAACAVAFAAVFGFLVAAACGYMAGLVGSSTSPISGVGIVAMVLVSALLLAVGAETGAGGARLAVALALFTTAAIVAVAAISNDNLQDLKTGWLVGATPWRQQVALLIGCAVGAAVVAPVLNLLYEAYGFTGALPRPGMDPDQALAAPQATLMLAIAQGIITHRLNWTMILTGVAIGAALIVVDQVLKRTSPAARLPVLAVGIGAYLPPTATAPLVVGALLSWAVGRALRRRAAAAGAAGAAGADGGGAGRVRRAERRGTLLACGLIVGESLVGVALAAVIGFSGHAAPLALAGPAFEGAAQWLGLAVFVLVLGLYARHLLTSP, from the coding sequence ATGAATCGAAAGTCCCCGAGTCCGTCGTCCGTAAGTCCTTCCGCGAGTCCGCCTTCCGCCGCGCCCCTCGGCCATTCGTCCGATCGCCGTCTGCCCGAGCTCACCGTGCGCGGCGTGCTGCTGGGCGCGCTGATCACGGTGGTGTTTACCGCGGCCAACGTGTTCCTCGGCCTCAAGGTGGGCTTGACCTTTTCCTCCTCCATCCCGGCCGCCGTGATTTCCATGGCGGCGCTGCGGCTGCTGCCCGGCGCCAACGTGCTGGAAAACAATATGGTGCAGACCCAGGCGTCGGCGGCCGGCACCTTGTCGTCGGTGATATTCGTGCTGCCGGCCCTGGTGATGATGGGGTGGTGGCAGGGCTTTCCTTTCTGGCTGACCCTGGCCTTGTGCGCCGCCGGCGGCATGCTGGGCGTGCTTTTCACGATTCCCTTGCGGCGGGTGATGGTGGTGCAGAGCAATCTGCCTTATCCGGAAGGCGTGGCGGCCGCCGAGATCCTGCGCGCCGGGGCCGCACCGGCGGAGGGCAGCGCCGACGGCAGCGGCGGCAGCGGCCTGGGGGACATCGCCGCGGGCGGCCTGGTGGCGGGGCTGGTCAGTTTCTCGACCGGCGGATTGAAAGTGCTGGGCGAGGGGCTGAGCCTGTGGTTCAGCGCGGGCGCGGCGGTCTTTCGCCTGCCCATGGGCTTTTCGCTGGCGCTGGTGGGGGCCGGCTATCTGGTCGGCATCGGGGCCGGGGTGGCCATGCTGCTGGGGCTGGTCATCGCCTGGGGCGTCGCGGTGCCCCTGCTGACCGGGACGCAGGCCGTGGCGGCCGCGGCGACGCCCCAGGCCACGGCGGCGGCGGCCGCGGCGCAGGTGCGGTTCATCGGCGCCGGCATCATCGCGGTCGGGGCGGTATGGACGCTGGTCACGCTGGCCGGGCCCATCGCGCGCGGGTTGAAAGCTTCCTTCGCGGGCATGGCCGGCGGCCCCCTGGGCGCGGCCGGGGCGGGAACGGCCGGCCAGCGCGCGCCGGCGCCCCGCACCGAGCAGGACCTGCCGCCGCGCTGGATCGGCGCGCTGGCGCTGCTGCTGGTGGCCGCGCTGGCCGCCACCTGCGCCGCGTTCCTGGCTGGCGCGCCCCAGGACGTGCGCGGCGCCGGCGTGCTGGCGGCCTGCGCCGTGGCCTTCGCCGCCGTGTTCGGTTTCCTGGTGGCGGCCGCCTGCGGCTACATGGCCGGCCTGGTGGGTTCATCGACCAGCCCGATCTCCGGCGTCGGCATCGTCGCCATGGTGCTGGTCTCGGCCCTGCTGCTGGCGGTCGGCGCCGAAACGGGAGCGGGCGGGGCGCGCCTGGCGGTGGCCCTGGCGCTGTTCACCACCGCGGCCATCGTCGCGGTGGCGGCGATCTCCAACGACAACCTGCAGGACCTGAAGACGGGCTGGCTGGTGGGCGCCACGCCCTGGCGCCAGCAGGTGGCGCTGTTGATCGGCTGCGCGGTCGGCGCCGCGGTGGTCGCCCCGGTGCTGAACCTGCTGTACGAGGCATACGGCTTCACCGGCGCGCTGCCGCGCCCGGGCATGGACCCGGACCAGGCGCTGGCCGCGCCGCAGGCGACGCTGATGCTGGCGATCGCCCAGGGCATCATTACGCACCGCCTGAACTGGACCATGATCCTCACGGGCGTCGCCATCGGGGCGGCCCTGATCGTCGTCGACCAAGTCCTGAAGCGGACGTCGCCGGCGGCGCGGCTGCCGGTGCTGGCGGTCGGCATCGGCGCGTATCTGCCGCCCACGGCCACGGCGCCGCTGGTGGTCGGGGCGCTGCTGTCCTGGGCCGTGGGCCGGGCGCTGCGGCGCCGGGCAGCCGCGGCGGGAGCTGCGGGAGCTGCGGGAGCGGACGGGGGAGGGGCCGGCCGCGTCCGGCGCGCCGAGCGGCGGGGCACGCTGCTGGCTTGCGGCCTGATCGTGGGCGAGAGCCTGGTCGGCGTGGCCCTGGCCGCGGTCATCGGCTTCAGCGGGCACGCCGCGCCGCTGGCCCTGGCCGGCCCGGCTTTCGAGGGCGCGGCGCAATGGCTGGGACTGGCGGTTTTCGTGCTGGTGCTGGGGCTCTACGCGCGCCACCTGCTGACCTCGCCCTGA
- a CDS encoding 2-oxoglutarate dehydrogenase E1 component, with protein MSTEKESRSNSYLFGSNAPYVEELYEAYLDNPAAVSDNWRSYFDQLQHQPATDGQETTRDRAHAPIIESFAQRAKANAFVHRGQEPDLSVASKQVSVQSLIAAYRTLGSRYADLDPLKRQERPAIPELDPAFYGLTEADLDQVYSATNTYFTTASTMTLRDILKALRDTYCRTIGAEFSHISDPVQKRWIQERLESTLSAPAVTPEHKRHILQQLTESEGLERFLHTKYVGQKRFSLEGGESFIASMDEVVNHAGENGVQEIVVGMAHRGRLNMLVNIMGKMPGDLFAEFEGKHAEGLTDGDVKYHNGFSSDLSTRGGPVHLSLAFNPSHLEIVNPVVEGSVRARQERRGDHQGKQVLPVLVHGDAAFAGQGVVMETLNLAQTRGYGTGGTLHLVINNQIGFTTSDPRDSRSTLYCTDVVKMIEAPVFHVNGDDPEAVVFVTRLALDYRAQFHHDVVVDIVCFRKLGHNEQDTPSLTQPLMYKRIGHHPGTRKVYADKLLAQGVLAEGDAEQLVKDYRQLMEDGHRTIEPVLTDYKSKYAIDWSPFMGAKWTDQADTAVPLAELKRIGERITTLPEGFTPHPLVAKLLNDRRAMAQGTLNLDWGMGEHLAFATLVASGYAIRITGQDSGRGTFTHRHAVLHDQNRERWNDGTYIPLQNVSEGQAPFTVIDSVLSEEAVLGFEYGYSSAEPNTLTIWEAQFGDFVNGAQVVIDQFISAGEAKWGRQSGLTMMLPHGYEGQGPEHSSARIERFLQLCADNNMQVVQPTTAAQIFHLLRRQMIRPFRKPLVILTPKSLLRNKDAGSPLTELAGSSFKPVIGELDDSIKPNSVKRVLACSGKVYYDLVHGRKDRELDNVAIVRVEQLYPFAHKAFETELRKYPKATEVIWVQDEPQNQGPWFYVQHHLYENMSEGQKLAYAGRPASASPAVGYMAKHQEQQKALVEQALAPKYKGFMLTK; from the coding sequence ATGTCGACTGAGAAAGAATCCAGATCCAACTCATATCTGTTCGGGAGCAACGCTCCCTACGTCGAGGAGCTCTACGAAGCCTACCTCGACAATCCGGCGGCGGTTTCCGACAACTGGCGTAGCTACTTCGACCAGCTCCAGCACCAGCCCGCGACGGACGGACAGGAAACCACCCGCGATCGCGCCCACGCTCCCATCATCGAATCCTTCGCCCAGCGCGCCAAGGCCAATGCCTTCGTGCACCGCGGCCAGGAGCCGGACCTGTCGGTCGCTTCCAAGCAGGTCTCGGTGCAGTCGCTGATCGCGGCCTACCGCACCCTGGGTTCGCGCTACGCCGACCTCGATCCCCTCAAGCGCCAGGAACGCCCGGCCATCCCCGAGCTCGATCCGGCCTTCTACGGCTTGACGGAAGCCGACCTGGACCAGGTCTACTCCGCCACCAACACCTACTTCACGACCGCCAGCACGATGACGCTGCGCGACATCCTGAAGGCCTTGCGCGATACCTACTGTCGCACTATCGGCGCCGAGTTCTCGCATATCTCCGATCCGGTCCAGAAGCGCTGGATCCAGGAACGCCTGGAGTCGACGCTCAGCGCGCCGGCCGTGACGCCGGAGCATAAGCGGCATATCCTGCAGCAGTTGACCGAATCCGAAGGTCTCGAGCGCTTCTTGCACACGAAATACGTGGGTCAGAAGCGCTTTTCGCTGGAGGGCGGCGAAAGCTTCATCGCCTCCATGGACGAAGTGGTCAACCACGCCGGCGAAAACGGCGTGCAGGAAATCGTGGTCGGCATGGCCCACCGCGGCCGCCTGAACATGCTGGTCAACATCATGGGCAAGATGCCCGGCGACCTCTTCGCGGAGTTCGAGGGCAAGCACGCCGAAGGCCTGACCGACGGCGACGTGAAGTACCACAACGGCTTCTCCAGCGACCTCTCGACCCGTGGCGGTCCGGTGCACCTGTCGCTCGCGTTCAACCCCTCGCACCTGGAAATCGTCAACCCGGTGGTGGAAGGCAGCGTCCGCGCGCGCCAGGAACGCCGCGGCGACCATCAGGGCAAGCAGGTCCTGCCGGTGCTGGTGCACGGCGACGCCGCCTTCGCCGGCCAGGGCGTGGTCATGGAAACCCTGAACCTGGCGCAGACCCGCGGCTACGGCACGGGCGGCACGCTGCACCTGGTCATCAACAACCAGATCGGCTTCACCACCTCCGACCCGCGCGATTCGCGCTCGACGCTGTATTGCACCGACGTGGTCAAGATGATCGAAGCGCCGGTCTTCCACGTCAACGGCGACGATCCCGAAGCCGTGGTGTTCGTCACCCGCCTGGCGCTGGACTATCGCGCCCAGTTCCACCACGACGTCGTGGTCGACATCGTCTGCTTCCGCAAGCTGGGCCACAACGAGCAGGACACCCCCTCGCTGACGCAGCCCCTGATGTACAAGCGCATCGGCCACCACCCCGGCACCCGCAAGGTCTACGCCGACAAGCTGCTGGCCCAGGGCGTGCTGGCCGAGGGCGATGCCGAGCAACTGGTCAAGGACTATCGCCAGTTGATGGAAGACGGCCATCGCACCATCGAGCCGGTGCTGACCGACTACAAGAGCAAGTACGCCATCGACTGGTCGCCCTTCATGGGCGCCAAGTGGACCGACCAGGCCGACACCGCGGTGCCGCTGGCCGAGCTCAAGCGCATCGGCGAGCGCATCACCACCCTTCCCGAAGGCTTCACGCCGCATCCGCTGGTCGCCAAGCTGCTGAACGACCGCCGCGCCATGGCGCAGGGCACCCTGAACCTGGACTGGGGCATGGGCGAGCACCTGGCCTTCGCCACCCTGGTGGCCTCCGGCTACGCCATCCGCATCACCGGCCAGGATTCGGGCCGCGGCACGTTCACGCACCGCCACGCCGTGCTGCACGACCAGAACCGCGAGCGCTGGAACGACGGCACCTACATCCCGCTGCAGAACGTGTCCGAAGGCCAGGCGCCTTTCACCGTGATCGACTCCGTGCTGTCCGAAGAGGCGGTGCTGGGCTTCGAATACGGCTACTCCAGCGCCGAGCCCAATACGCTGACCATCTGGGAAGCGCAGTTCGGCGACTTCGTCAACGGCGCCCAGGTCGTGATCGACCAGTTCATCAGCGCCGGCGAAGCCAAGTGGGGCCGCCAGTCCGGCCTGACCATGATGCTGCCGCACGGCTACGAAGGCCAGGGCCCGGAACACTCGTCGGCCCGCATCGAGCGCTTCCTGCAACTGTGCGCCGACAACAACATGCAAGTGGTGCAGCCCACCACCGCCGCGCAGATCTTCCACCTGCTGCGCCGCCAGATGATCCGGCCCTTCCGCAAGCCGCTGGTCATCCTCACGCCGAAGTCGCTGCTGCGCAACAAGGACGCGGGTTCGCCCCTGACCGAACTGGCCGGCAGCAGCTTCAAGCCGGTGATCGGCGAGCTGGACGACTCGATCAAGCCCAATTCGGTCAAGCGCGTGCTGGCTTGCTCGGGCAAGGTCTACTACGACCTGGTCCACGGCCGCAAGGACCGCGAGCTGGACAACGTCGCGATCGTGCGCGTCGAACAACTGTACCCGTTCGCGCACAAGGCCTTCGAAACCGAACTGCGCAAGTATCCCAAGGCCACGGAAGTGATCTGGGTGCAGGACGAGCCGCAGAACCAGGGCCCGTGGTTCTACGTGCAGCATCATCTGTACGAAAACATGAGTGAAGGGCAGAAGCTGGCATATGCCGGCCGTCCCGCCTCGGCCTCGCCGGCGGTGGGCTACATGGCCAAGCACCAGGAGCAGCAGAAGGCGCTGGTCGAACAGGCGCTGGCCCCGAAGTACAAGGGCTTCATGCTGACCAAGTAA